Proteins from a genomic interval of Lolium perenne isolate Kyuss_39 chromosome 1, Kyuss_2.0, whole genome shotgun sequence:
- the LOC127327699 gene encoding common plant regulatory factor 1, translating into MAHDEAVATQRSGKIGSPPKDQPAPYPYPDWSAMQAYYGPGVLPPTYFAPPMAPGHPHPPYMWGPQPMMPPPFGTPYAAMYPHGGAYPHPLMPMMANPLSVEPDKSATSKDKSSNKKLKEIDGTAVSTGSGDSKRTSSSGDYSGEGSSDVNDLKVSTTPRRRSLDGGLDTEATAAARNTDVLTPNPIMANGAILSNQCFPVPVIKPSITNVANSRAIGTPVSQLPGVMVPPHMGISAEISNKDEREVKREKRKQSNRESARRSRLRKQAETEELAVQVESLTAENTSLRSEIGKLTKSSEKLRMENSALAVKLKDTAALTDAEMPPDKPPAAAASSPRIVENFLSMIDDTSKSGVSNHMEQSEPKLRQLLGSSAPTDVVAAS; encoded by the exons ATGGCGCATGATGAAGCCGTGGCTACCCAGAGGAGTGGAAAAATAGGTTCACCTCCCAAG GATCAACCAGCTCCCTATCCGTATCCTGATTGGTCAGCCATGCAG GCATACTATGGCCCTGGTGTCCTGCCACCAACATATTTTGCCCCACCAATGGCTCCTGGTCATCCACATCCGCCGTATATGTGGGGTCCTCag CCCATGATGCCACCCCCTTTTGGAACGCCATATGCTGCTATGTACCCACATGGTGGAGCTTACCCGCATCCGCTTATGCCCATG ATGGCAAATCCATTGAGCGTGGAGCCAGACAAATCTGCAACAAGTAAGGATAAAAGTTCCAATAAAAAACTTAAGGAGATTGATGGGACTGCAGTATCTACTGGCAGTGGTGACAGTAAAAGAACGTCATCCAG TGGGGATTATAGCGGGGAAGGCTCCAGTGATGTAAATGATCTGAAG GTGAGCACGACTCCTAGGAGACGGAGCTTGGATGGTGGACTTG ACACAGAAGCAACTGCGGCTGCGAGGAATACAGATGTTTTGACTCCTAACCCTATAATGGCAAATGGAGCAATTCTGTCAAACCAATGTTTTCCAGTTCCGGTCATTAAACCCAGTATCACTAATGTTGCTAATTCAAGAGCAATAGGCACACCAGTATCTCAATTGCCAGGTGTTATGGTTCCACCTCATATGGGAATATCAGCTGAAATATCAAATAAG GATGAGAGGGAAGTAAAGCGTGAAAAGAGGAAGCAATCAAATAGGGAATCTGCTAGACGGTCGAGGCTGAGAAAGCAG GCTGAGACAGAGGAGTTGGCTGTACAAGTAGAATCACTTACAGCCGAGAACACATCTCTAAGATCTGAAATCGGCAAGCTAACGAAAAGCTCCGAGAAGCTCAGAATGGAGAATTCTGCTCTAGCG GTGAAACTTAAAGACACTGCAGCACTGACCGATGCAGAGATGCCTCCCGACAAACCACCAGCAGCAGCTGCATCCTCTCCTCGCATTGTGGAGAATTTCCTGTCGATGATTGACGACACAAGCAAGTCAGGCGTAAGCAACCATATGGAGCAGAGCGAGCCCAAGCTTCGCCAGCTCCTAGGATCCAGCGCACCGACAGATGTTGTAGCGGCTAGCTGA
- the LOC127327700 gene encoding putative glucose-6-phosphate 1-epimerase, whose protein sequence is MSMGRYASATTDPDWTGAGQAVLLRSPRGATARVSLHGGQVVSWTNDRGEELLFTSTKANLKPPKAMRGGIPICFPQFGNCGTLERHGFARNRMWALDEEHQPLNRSDSGSRAFVDLILKPSEEDLKCWPHCFEFRLRISLSKDGDLSLVSRIRNVNGKPFSFSFGYHTYISVSDISEVRIEGLETLDYLDNLSQRERHTEQGDAITFESEVDRVYVSSPNVIAVLDHEKKRTFVIRKDGLPDTVVWNPWEKKSKTMPDFGDEEYKQTLCVDAAAVERSITLKPGEEWTGKLELSAVPSTNCSDHLDQPGIM, encoded by the exons ATGAGCATGGGCCGCTACGCCAGCGCGACGACGGATCCGGACTGGACCGGGGCCGGCCAGGCAGTCCTGCTCCGCTCGCCCCGGGGCGCCACCGCGCGG GTGAGCCTGCACGGCGGCCAGGTCGTCTCCTGGACCAACGACCGCGGCGAGGAGCTCCTCTTCACCAGCACCAAG GCAAACCTGAAGCCACCCAAGGCGATGCGCGGTGGAATTCCGATATGCTTTCCACAG TTTGGAAACTGCGGGACCCTCGAGCGACATGGATTTGCGAGGAATAGGATGTGGGCCCTTGATGAGGAGCATCAGCCACTGAATCGTAGTGACAGTGGCAGCAGAGCTTTCGTTGACCTTATCCTAAAGCCATCTGAAGAAGACCTCAAGTGCTGGCCACATTG TTTTGAGTTCCGCCTGAGAATCTCTCTTTCAAAGGACGGTGACCTCTCACTAGTGTCGCGCATCAGAAATGTTAATGGCAAGCCATTCAGTTTCTCATTTGGCTATCACACATATATCTCTGTTTCCGATATCAG CGAGGTCAGGATAGAAGGCCTGGAGACCCTTGATTATCTAGACAACCTTAGCCAGCGAGAACGTCACACAGAACAAGGGGACGCCATAACATTTGAATCCGAG GTTGACCGAGTGTATGTTAGCTCACCAAATGTAATAGCGGTTCTCGATCATGAGAAGAAGCGCACCTTTGTCATAAGAAAAGATGGACTTCCTGACACCG TCGTGTGGAATCCATGGGAGAAGAAGTCGAAGACGATGCCGGACTTTGGCGATGAGGAGTACAAACAGACGTTGTGTGTCGACGCTGCTGCGGTGGAGAGATCAATCACTCTGAAACCAGGGGAGGAGTGGACAGGGAAGCTCGAGCTTTCCGCCGTCCCGTCGACAAACTGCAGCGATCATCTGGATCAGCCTGGTATCATGTAA
- the LOC127327701 gene encoding blue copper protein 1a-like: MHTCVCASKLGGKEREGGSGRPREEDVRTNRISYRESSTEKSRSGRQIGRPMARSKGHLSLLLLSAVVASLVAGSSAGIYHIVGAGKGWRIAPNRTYYEEWARTRNISIGDKLMFLYRSGVYNIVEVPSKDLFVGCSMRNITNRYQNGPTIIELTQPGPRYYFCGVGKHCEEGQKLTINVSAVAQQSRVDDLAASSSSDVTAAHRLLCLAACLLASASSMLM; this comes from the exons aTGCACACGTGCGTATGTGCATCCAAGCTCGGAGGGAAGGAAAGGGAAGGAGGTTCTGGCCGGCCTAGGGAGGAGGACGTACGTACGAATCGAATAAGCTATCGAGAATCGTCGACTGAGAAATCAAGATCAGGCCGGCAGATCGGTCGTCCGATGGCGAGGAGCAAGGGCCACCTCTCGTTGCTGCTCCTGTCGGCGGTCGTGGCGTCCCTCGTCGCCGGCTCGTCGGCGGGCATCTACCACATCGTCGGCGCCGGCAAGGGCTGGCGGATCGCCCCCAACCGGACCTACTACGAGGAGTGGGCCCGCACCAGGAACATCAGCATCGGCGACAAGCTCA TGTTCTTGTACCGGAGCGGTGTGTACAACATCGTGGAGGTGCCGAGCAAGGACCTGTTCGTGGGGTGCAGCATGCGCAACATCACCAACCGGTACCAGAACGGTCCAACCATCATCGAGCTCACCCAGCCCGGCCCGCGCTACTACTTCTGCGGCGTCGGCAAGCACTGCGAGGAGGGGCAGAAGCTCACCATCAACGTCTCCGCCGTCGCGCAGCAGTCGCGGGTCGACGACCTCGCCGCCAGCTCGTCCAGCGACGTCACGGCGGCGCATCGCCTGCTCTGCCTCGCCGCCTGCTTGCTGGCCTCTGCTTCGTCGATGCTCATGTAA